From a region of the Helianthus annuus cultivar XRQ/B chromosome 5, HanXRQr2.0-SUNRISE, whole genome shotgun sequence genome:
- the LOC110942756 gene encoding uncharacterized protein LOC110942756, with translation MACKPPIYNGEVDPIVCQRWLSDIEGVLERTHYDEDDYIAFGTGQLRSQAKDWWDNKKREIGSEAAKVMTWEEFKTPFLKHHSPKAVVNRIKEEFMQLRHKGESRDKITATFMDKMKFSNDLVTNEEQKIYYYHNMLSAKEIELKKSIEGGERRAQDVNPNPNQKARTNETAKKSDAKAGSPSCKICGKGHKGECRFKDKPRPICRKTGHMAISCPKKVTVCYNCYRPGHKRSECPELVGKKYGQDSKSEAPKAKARSFQLTIAEAKVEPDVVSGFLQNCLAIDQIDSQGGKVRVGHRTRQSLPNAQGKVNSRSGVNVTGRS, from the exons atggcatgTAAACCACCAATATATAATGGGGAAGTTGATCCAATAGTGTGCCAacgatggctaagtgatatcgaaggggtaCTCGAGAGGACCCATTATGACGAAGATGACTACATAGCCTTTGGTACGGGTCAACTAAGGAGTcaagcgaaagattggtgggataacaaaaagagagAGATTGGTAGTGAAGCTGCTAAGGTCATGACATGGGAAGAGTTCAAGACGCCATTCCTTAAACACCACAGCCCTAAGGCGGTCGTTAATCGAATCAaagaagagttcatgcaactcaggcATAAGGGTGAGAGCAGAGACAAGATCACGGCAACATTTATGGATAAGATGAAATTTTCCAACGACTTGGTGACGaacgaagaacaaaagatatactactacCATAACATGTTGAGTGCTAA ggagatcgaacTGAAAAAGAGCATTGAAGGGGGTGAACGGAGGGCACAAGATGTAAATCCAAACCCTAACCAGAAAGCACGAACAAATGAAACAGCGAAGAAATCAGATGCAAAAGCTGGGTCGCCAAGTTGTAAAATTTGCGGGAAGGGTCACAAAGGCGAATGCCGTTTCAAGGATAAGCCTCGTCCCATATGccgaaaaacgggacatatggctatatcatgtCCGAAGAAGGTGACTGTTTGTTACAATTGTTACCGAccgggtcacaaaagatcggaaTGCCCAGAACTGGTTGGAAAGAAATATGGGCAAGATTCGAAAAGTGAAGCCCCGAAAGCAAAAGCAAGATCTTTCCAACTGACCATTGCAGAAGCAAAagtcgaacctgacgtggtctcag gatttctccaaaattgccttgccATTGACCAAATTGACTCGCAAGGAGGAAAAGTTCGTGTGGGGCATCGAACAAGACAAAGCCTTCCAAACGCTCAAGGAAAAGTTAACTCACGCTCCGGTGTTAACGTTACCGGAAGGAGTTGA